The nucleotide window GCTCGGTGAACATTCCCTTTGCGATCCTGCTTGCCGGGTTGGCTCTTTTGACGGTTCGCCTCGGGGCGAGGTACTGCAATTTGCTCCCGGAATACAAATTGAAGAGGTATTACGGTGTGTTGCTGCTGTTTGTCGCGGTGCTGCTCTTTGCCAAGCCATATCTGCCCCACCTTGTCGATGACTCTTCACCGGTCTGGATTCGTTGGGGTTTGCTTGTGGTAATTGGTCTGCTGACGGGATTCATCTCGGGGATGATGGGAGTGGGGGGGGGAACCTTCATGGTGCCGATGATGGTTCTTTTCGTGGGCATCAGCCAGGTTACGGCCCAGGGGATATCGCTTCTTTCGATGATCCCGGCCTCCGCCCTCGGCGCCTGGACCCACTGGAAGATGGGAAATACGAGAACGGAAATCATTCCGGGACTCATTGCCGGGGTGCTTGTCGGCGCATACATGGGCGGCAACTTTGCGCACCGTCTTCCGGAGGGGGCGCTCAGGGTGGTCTTTGCGCTGCTGCTCATCTATACGGCTCTTCGGTATCTCCGGGCAAAAAAACCGGCGCCGGCGCAAGCCGAATAAAATATTAAAGGGGGCAGGATTGCCCCCTTTAAGTTATGTTTATCAAAAAACACCTTTTATTTATGTTAGCCTTTCGCAAGGCGCGAGGCGACAGGCAGCTCCCTTGCGCTTAATCAGTGGGCCTCTTCCATCGCCCCGGCTATGTACATCATGGTCAGGATCATAAAGACCACTGTCTGGATGAAAGAGGTGAAGATCATCAACACAAAAACCGGCAGCGGCACCAGAAGTGGAGTAAGCATGAGAATGACGGCAAGCACGATGTCTTCCCCCTTGATATTGCCAAAAAGCCGAATGGAAAGGGAGAGCGGACGGGCGATATGACTGATGATCTCTATCGGCATGATCAGCGGCGTCAGCCACCAGATGGGGCCCATGAATTGTTTTATGTATTTTACGCCATGCACCCTGACCCCGACGATGTGGGTTATGGCGAATACCGAAAGCGCCATTGAGGCGTTCGTGTTGACGCTTGACGTTGGAGACTCAAAACCGGGGATCAGGCCGATGAGGTTGGAAACGAGGATGTAGATGCCGAGCGTTGCCACAAGCGGGAAAAACCTGCGTCCTTGAGGACCCATCGTGTCGATCAGGAAGCCGTCAATCGTTTCGATGATCACCTCCATAAAATTCTGCAGTTTCCCGGGGATAATGGTCACACGGCGTGTGGCCAGCCAGGACAGGACGGCAAGCATAGCCATGATAAACCAGGTGTAGCAGACAATGACAAGGTGGTGTTCCTCAAGCCAGTGGTTCTCGAAAAACAGAAATGTTTCCATCTTCAAAGCTCCTCAAAAGTGTTTTTTCGAAAAATGGTCAGTACGGTTGTCAGTGTTATATCCAGAACAATCACCGAAAGGCCGATGACAAGGCCGATTACATCGGCGATATTGCCGGAGATAATCAAAAACAGCAAAATGGCGGTTATGGCCATCCGGATGTAGTAGCGACGGACGACCGCCCCTTTGATACGATTGACATCCGCAACCAGAAAGTTTTTTAAGCTTCCATAAAGCATACGAAAATTCATGACGCTGATAATACCGCCGAGGGCGATGCCCAAGGTCAGGCGATACGACCGGAACGGCAGGCTCCCCGCAATCAGCAGGAGCAGCAGCAGCCAGCCAGCGCGTTCAATCTTTATTGGAAAAGGTGTTGTTCTTTGCGCTTCCACTCTTACCTTTACCTGCCGAATCATCCGTCTTTTCGTCGTTTAAGGAGCGTCTGATCATAACGTATATGTTCCGGAAGCCGGCGGCTACGCCCATCAAGAGAAAAACCATGGTCAGCCAGGGCGCCGTTCCTAATTTTTTGTCGAGCCAGATCCCGAAATAAAGGGCGCCGAAGATCGAAATGACCATCGATATGCCGATGCTACTCGCATAGGCCAAGCGAAAAGCGGCTCTTTTTGTTTCTCTATCCACCGTCGTCCCGCTAACATAACCTGTTTTTAAAGTCAACCGGAAAGGCGCAGCCGCTTATCCCCGAAACGGTTTTTTTTCAAGACCTTTCCAACGCTTGACGAATTTCCCGATACCAGGCGATGGTCTTTGTCAGGCCTTCCCGGAAGCCGGTTTTGGCCTGGAATCCGAATTCCCTGTAGGCCCTGCTCGTATCGAGCATGCGGCGGGGCTGGCCGTCCGGTTTGGACTCGTCCCAGGCGATACGTCCCGTAAAGCCCGTGAGCTCTACTATCAGTTCGACCAGATCCTTTATCGATATCTCAAAACCGGCGCCGATGTTGACCGGGTCGGATTTGTTGTAGCGCTCCGTGGCAAGCAGGATCGCCTCCGCGGCATCCTCAACGTAAAAGAATTCCCGGGTCGCCTTGCCCGATCCCCAGACGACGATATCGTCGGCTCCGTCGGCGATTGCGTCCACGCATTTTTTGATCAGGGCGGGAATGACGTGCGAAGAGTGCGGATCGAAGTTGTCGCCGGGGCCGTACAGATTTACCGGGAGCAGGAAAATGGCGTTGAAGCCGTACTGCCGGCGGTAGGCCTCAGCCTGGACGAGAAGCATCTTCTTGGCGAGTCCATAGGGGGCGTTGGTCTCTTCCGGATAGCCGTTCCAGATATCGTCTTCCCGGAAGGGAACCGGGGTGAACTTCGGGTAGGCGCAGATTGTGCCGAGCGCGACGAATTTTTCTATCTTGTGGAGGAAGCCCTGATGGAGCAGCGGTACCCCCATCATGATGTTTTCATAAAACAGCGAACCGGGATTTTCGAGGTTGTAGCCGATGCCGCCGACCTTTGCGGCCAGATGGACGACGATGTCCGGTTTTTGTTCCTCATAAAGCCTGATTATGTCTTCGATTCTAATCAGGTCGTACTGGGGGCGATTGGCCTGCTGAATGTTAAAATAGCCCCGCTCGGCCAAGAGGCGGACCAGGTGCTTTCCGAGGAAGCCGTTGGCGCCGGTTACCGTTATTCTCTTTTCGTGCATGTTCTTTTGTCTCCTGTTTGAAATCTCTCGGCTGTCAGCTTCAGCCTTCACCCTACAGCCTATCTACCTAAACATTCAGACAGCTCCATGATTGCCGCAGGAGTAGCCGGCGTCAACAAGCGTCTTTTCCCGTTGGGCGGCCTCCATGTCCGCCGCAACCATGATATCGATCAGCGCCTCAAAGCCGACCTTCGGCTTCCAGCCCAGCGCCTTGACCGCCTTGCCCGGCTCCCCCAGCAAGACATCCACCTCTGTGGGACGGAAATAACGGGGGTCGATGGAGACATACTTCTGATAGTCGAGCCCCAGCCTGGCGAAGACCTTTTCTGCAAATTCCCGCACTGAATGGGTTTCTCCGGTCGCGATAACGTAGTCGTCGGGGTTTTCCTGCTGCATCATCAGCCACATCGCCTCGACATAATCACCGGCGAATCCCCAGTCGCGCTTTGCCTCAAGATTGCCGAGAAAGAGTTTTTCCTGGAGCCCCAGCTTGATCCTTGCCGCCGCGATGGTGATCTTCCTGGTGACGAAGGTTTCGCCGCGGCGCGGGGATTCGTGATTGAAGAGGATGCCGTTGCTGGCAAAAATTTTGTAGGCGTTCCGGTAATTGCGAACGATATAATAGGAGTAAACCTTGGCCGCGGCGTAGGGGCTCTGCGGCTGAAAGGGGGTCAACTCGCTCTGGGGAGGGGGCGCAGCGCCGAACATCTCGCTGGACGATGCCTGATAAAATCTTGTTTTTATGGCAGTTTTTCGGATAGCCTCCAGAAGGCGCAATGTTCCCAGGCCGGTTATGTCGCCGGTGTATTCCGGCATGTCAAAACTGACGCGAACGTGGCTTTGTGCGCCGAGGTTGTAAATCTCGTCAGGCTGGATATCGTGCAGAAGGTCAGTAAGTTGGCCGGAGACGGACAGATCGCCGTAGTGGAGAAACAATCTTGCCTGAGGGTCGTGGGCATCGCGGTAAAGGTGGTCGATCCGCCCCGTGTTAAAGGTGCTCGCCCGGCGGATCAGTCCATGAACCTCGTAGCCCTTGCAAAGCAGGAACTCGGCCAAGTAGGAGCCGTCCTGTCCGGTTATCCCGGTGATAAGTGCCTTTTTCATCGTTAATTCCCTCCTTCTGTAATATTTCCCTCCGCAAATAGAGGAAAGCATCTATCCGTAATATTCCCGATACCAGGCTACGAAACGTCTGATTCCTTCAGAAATCGGAGTTGCCGGCCGGAAGCCGACGTCGGCCATCAAATCGTCCACATCGGCGCGGGTCTCCGGCACATCGCCTGGCTGCATAGGCAGATAATTACGGACGGCGGTTTTTCCGAGCTGTTTTTCCAGCGTTTCAATAAAATCAAGCAGTCTTACCGGGTTGTTGTTCCCGATGTTGTATAGCCGGTAAGGGGCGAAACTGGACGATGGGTCGGGCTTATCCCCGCTCCAGGCTGGATTCGATTCCGGGGTTTTGTCCATGACCCGGACCAGCCCCTCGACTATGTCGTCTATGTAGGTGAAATCGCGCTTCATATTGCCATTGTTGAACACATCGATCTGCCGGTCTTCGAGGATCGCCCGGGTAAAAAGGAAAAGGGCCATGTCCGGTCTGCCCCAGGGGCCGTAAACGGTGAAGAAACGCAGCCCCGTGCAGGGGAGCTTGTAAAGCGCAGCGTAGGTGTGGGCCATCAGCTCGTTGGCCTTCTTCGTTGCCGCGTACAGGCTGAGCGGGTGATCGACGTTGTCGTGAACGGAAAACGGCATTCGCGTGTTGGCGCCGTAAACGGAGCTCGAAGAGGCGAAAAGGAGGTGTTTTACATGGCTATGACGGCACCCCTCGAGGATGTTCATGAAACCGACGAGGTTGCTTTCCACGTAGGAGTGCGGATTGGTCAGCGAGTAGCGAACCCCCGCCTGAGCGGCCAGATTGACGACAATGTCGAAGCTGTTTTCGGCGAACAGTTTTTCCATTGTTGCCCGGTCGGAAAGCTCGCCCCTGACAAAGTTAAAGGCAGCACGCTGTTCAACTATTTTGAGGCGGGCCTCTTTCAGCGTGACGTCGTAATAAGGATTAAGATTGTCAAGGCCGCATACGGCATTTCCCTCTGCCAAGAGGCGCCGGGAAAGGTGAAAACCGATAAAGCCGGCCGCCCCTGTCACCAATATTTTTCTCATATATCTCCGAAAGTTTAACTACATTTATTTTAATTATAATAAATATTTGTATGTATTTTTACAATAACCCGCCAGGATCGCCATAACCCAGTGGAGCGATTACAAAGTTTTTATCGTCTTTGCGCAAGCGGCGATTGTTCGGTCGATATCGTCGTCTGTATGGGCGAAGGAGACAAACCCCGCCTCAAACTGGGCGGGCGCGAGGTTAATACCCGCCGCCAGCATGCCATGAAAAAATTTGCCGAAGAGTGCGGTGTCGCTTTTCAGGGCGCTTTCGTAATCAACCACCGCTTCTTTGGTAAAAAAGATCGTGAAGAGAGAGCCTGTCTGATTGATTTGCACCGGTATTTTGTTACTTTGAAAGAGCTCGCGGAAGGCGTTGCCCAGCTTCGCGGTTTTTTTCTCGAGCGCGGCATAGTCTTTTTCCCGGAGGATATCGAGCGTCTTGATGCCGGCGCTCATTGCGAGCGGATTTCCCGAAAGGGTTCCCGCCTGATAAACCGGCCCAACCGGGGCAAGATGCTCCATAATCTCCCTTTTCCCCCCCATCGCCCCAACCGGCAGACCCCCGCCGATTATTTTGCCGAGACAGGTCAAGTCCGGACGAATTCCGGTCAAGGTCTGCCAGCCGCCATAGGAGACGCGAAAGCCGGTTATGACCTCGTCAAAAATAAGCAGGCTGCCGTTGGCGCTTGTTATTTCCCGCAGCCCCTCCAGGAAGCCGGGTTTGGGTATGACAACGCCCATATTGGCGGCAACCGGCTCGACAATGATGCAGGCAATCTCACTGCCGAATTTCGCGAACGTTTTGCGAACTGCTTCAAGATCGTTATAGGGCAGGCCGAGCGTCAGCTCGGCGAGCGCTTTCGGGATGCCGGGACTACCGGGAATGCCGAGCGTCGCCACCCCCGAGCCGGCCTTTACCAGCAGGGAGTCGGCATGTCCGTGATAGCAGCCGGTAAATTTGACGATTTTGTCTCTTCCAGTCCAGCCGCGCGCCAGGCGGATCGCGGTCATTGTCGCCTCTGTGCCCGAGCTGACCATCCGGACGGCCTCGATGGAGGGAAAAGCGGCGACAATCCTTTCCGCCATTTCTATCTCCAGTTCGGTCGGGGCGCCGAAACTTGTGCCTCTGCCGGCCGCAGCGCGAATGGCGGCGACAACCTCGGCATCGGCATGTCCCAGGATCATCGGCCCCCAGGAGCAGACGTAATCAAGATAGCTGTTGCCTTCCGTGTCCCGGATCGTTGCTCCGGAGGCTTCGCTGATGAAAAGCGGCGTTCCGCCTACAGCCCGGAAGGCGCGCACCGGGCTGTTGACACCCCCGGGGATGACCTTTCCGGCTCTCGAAAAAAGATCGCTATTTCCCATGTTTAAAATGCTCCATGTTATATTTTTGCTACGCAGACGCCGTCACATACCATAAAACGGGGGCTTTATGTCAAATATTTCTTGACAACAAATCGCCATGTCTATAGGAAACGACAGGGGTAATTACATTTGGGAAAAATTAATTACCGGAGTTTGCCGGTAATTTTCCGCAGAACTGTGGAAGCAATCAAGAAGGGGAGGGAGGGAGGCACGGCTGATTTGAGGTTTGCTGTTTTTAAAAAATAACATAAAAAGGAGAATAAGATGAAAAAAGTTTTTAAAATTAGCGCGTTGACAACATTTATGGTTATGGTTTACGCCGCTGTTACGGCGGCCGCCGAGACAGCAGCCCCCACCGTGGCAGCCGTTGCGGGTGGCGCTGCGGACAGCTCAAAGGCTATTGTGGTTGTGGCGAGCATCGTGGTTGCCGGCATGACAATGGCTATCGGAACGATAACCACCGCACTTGGCATGGGAAATGGATTAGCCGCCGCCGCCAATGCCGTTGGACGCAATCCCGAGGCGCAGGGCAAGGTTTTGATTACGATGATGGTTGGTCTGGCAATGATCGAATCGCTGGCGATTTATACGCTTGTCATAGCGCTGGTCTTGATTTACGCTAACCCGCTGGTGAAGTTGCTTGGTTTATAATAATACGTTTTTATAAAAATCAGGGGCAGGGAAACAAGCCCGCAAGGCTCCCGCCCCTTTTTTATGTTTCCTCCTGTTTGATTCCCGCCCGCAGTTCCTTCTTTTTCGAGATAATATGTTTTTCGGCCAGCATCTTTTCCTGCGCCCGGCGCGAGCGGCGGCGTTTCTGCCGTCGTATTTTTTCAGTTTTCATCTTCTGGGCGGCGACAATCCCGGTGCGGAGTCGTTCGATCCGATCAAGGAGCAGGCGGCGGGCGAGAAGACGATTCAGGGTCTGGGAGCGCTCCTGCTGGCATTTTACGGAAAGTCCGGTCGGCAGATGAACCAGATAGACGCAGGATGATGTTTTATTGACTTTTTGCCCTCCGGGGCCGGAGGAGCGGACGAAGGTTTCGCGAAATTCCTCCTCCGTGACAGCGAGGCTGGCCATCCTTGCGCGCAATTCTTCCAGCTTATCCATAAAAGCATTCCATTTTTCTTTTATGGCTTCGGAGCGGTAATTTCAGAGGCTGTATATTTCATCCTCGACTATGTGGATCCAGTTGCGCTGCAAGACATCCCGCGCCTCTTCGAGCTTGTCAACCCCAAGAATGACGATGGTTTCCGTGCCGATCCGGTTGATGGTGGTATAAAGGTAGTGAATGTTGATGTCGGCGCCGGAAAGCGGTTTCAAGATGGCGTTCATCCCCCCGTGATGGAGGGGCACCTCGGCGGCCAGCACCGGCGTCAGCTCGCAGTTAAGATTGAAACTTTCCAGGATGGCAACGGCGTGCTCAGGGTTGTTTACCACCAGCCGCACAGTGCTGCTTTCCGTGGCGCTCGCGGCCAGCATGGCTTTGGGGGTGATGTCGGATTTGTCGAGGATATTGGTAAGCCGGGAGAGGGAGCCGGGGATGTTGTCTAAAAGAACGGATATCTGTTTTACTGCCATTTTTACTGCTCCTTGACTGTTATTGCGTGCATATCGCATCTTGGCCTATTGCAGAAAATCGTATCCGACCTCAAAGGCCCGGCGATTCATCGCGACTACCTCTTTCTTTTTGCTTCCCATAACCGTTTCGATGCTTTTCAGAAAGATGTCGGGGGAAACGAGGCCGGTTGCCTTCATCAGGGCGCCCATCATCACGGTGTTTGCCATGCGCTTGTCTCCCAGTTTGTCGGCAAGCTCGGCGGTCGGGATTTTATAGACCCGGACGTCCTGGCGCGACGACTCGACGGCGATGATCGATGAGTTCAGAAAGATAGACCCTCCGGGGGCGGTGCGATTCTGAAAGGCGTAAAGGGAAGGGGTATTCAGGACGACAATATTTTCGGGATTGGAGGAGATAGGGGAGGCGATCTCCTCATCGGAGACGACGACCGTGCAATTGGCCGTGCCGCCGCGAACCTCGGCGCCGTAGGATGGGAGGTATGTGACGTTAAACCCGGCGTTCATCCCTCCATGGGCCAGTGAATATCCCATCATGAGCACTCCCTGACCGCCGAAACCGCAAAAAATGGTTTTGACCAACATGATTCTACTTTCCCTTCTGCTGTTTTTTCATCTCTTCCGCCGGCAGGTCCTTGATGACGCCCAGCGGAAACTCCTTGCTCATGGTCTGCTCAATCCAACGGCACGCCTCTACCGGGTTCATCTTCCAGTTGGTGGGACACGGCGAGAGTATTTCGATAAGGGAAAAACCCCTGCCGTCGATCTGGCATTGGAAGGCCTTGCGGATTGCCTTTTTGGTTTTGACGATGCTGGCAGGCGATGTTACCGTGCAGCGCTCGATATAGGCTGTCCCCGGAAGCAACGCAAAGATTTCGCTTATCTTGATCGGGTATCCGTCCAGAATATTGTTTCTGCCGACCGGCGAGGTGGTTGTCTTTTGTCCAAGGAGGGAGGTCGGCGCCATTTGTCCGCCGGTCATGCCGTAAACGGCGTTATTGATAAAGATGACGGTAATGTTTTCACCCCGGTTGGCCGCGTGAAAGCTCTCCGCGGTGCCGATTGCGGCAAGATCGCCGTCTCCCTGGTAAGAGAAAACGATCCGATCGGGCAAAACCCTCTTCAGGCCGGTGGCGGTCGCGGGACCTCTACCGTGCTGAGCCTCGATCATGTCAACATCGAAATAGTTGTAGGCAAGCACGGCGCATCCGGCGGGTGGGACGCCTATTGTCCGATCGCGAATGCCGAGCTCATCAATGACCTCTGCTATCAACCGGTGGGCGATGCTGTGTCCGCAACCCGCACAGTAATGAAAGGGGTTGCTCTTCATGCTTTTTGGTCTTCCAAAAACTTTTTTCATTGTTTACCGACCTGCAATTTTTGTATTTACCCGGCCGACTTACAGCTCTGTGTCGATCAGCCCCTCTTTACGATTGTATTTGCGCAGGATCACATTTGCCAGCTCAACCGGAGTCGGGACAACGCCGCCCGGGCGGCCGTGGAATCCGACATTGGCCTTTCCCTGCAAGGCCAGTAGAACATCCTCGAGCATCTGTCCGGCGCTCATCTCAAATACCATTAAATTACTAATCTTTTTTGCGAGATCGCGCAACTGCTGGGAAGGAAACGGCCAAAGGCTGATTGGGCGGAAGAGACCCACCTTCAAACCCTGCTTCCGCAGCCGTTTGATCGCGCCTTTGGCAATCCGGGAAGCCGTGCCGTAGGCGACGATGAGCAGTTCCGCGTCATCCGTCTGGTAGAGTTCGCAACGTGTTTCGCGCTCCGCGATCATCTTATATTTGCGCTGCAATTTCCAGATGTGCTCCTCCATATCGAGCGGGTCGAGTATCAAACCCCTGATGATCTTACTCTTTCCCCCACCAGCCCCCTTCATGATCAAACTTTCCGGATAGTTGCGGGGCTTCGGTTTTTTAAAGACAACCGGTTCCATCATCTGTCCCAGCATACCGTCGGCCAGGATCATTACCGGAGTGCGATACTCGTCGGCAATGTCGAAGGCGTCCATCGTCAAGTCGGCAATCTCCTGCAGGGAGGCCGGGCCGAGGACAACCATCCGGTAGTCGCCATGACCCCCTCCCTTGGTGGCTTGCAGGTAATCACCCTGCGCGGGGCTGATGTTTCCTAGTCCCGGACCGCCTCTCATCATGTTGACAATGACGGCGGGAAGCTCACACGCCGCAAGCGATGAGATGCCCTCCTGCTTCAGGGATATCCCCGGACTTGACGAAGAGGTCAGCGAGCGCGCGCCGCCGGCGCTGGCGCCGATTATCATGTGGATTGCGGCGATCTCGCTTTCCGACTGGATGAAAACGCCGCCTTCCACCTTGCGGAGGTTTTCCGCCATGTATTCAGGCAGTTCATTCTGGGGGGTTATCGGATAACCGGCGTAAAATCTGCAACCGGCGCGAATGGCGGCTTCGCCAATGATTTTGTTTCCCTGCATCAGTACTTTATTCACGGTAAACCTCGATGGCAATATCCGGACAAGTGATGGCGCACAGGGCGCAACCGATACACTTTTTCTCCTCATCCTGGAAGCGGACCGGGCGATATCCCTTGGAATTGAATTCATGGGACGGGACGATCAGCCCATTGCTGCAAGCCTGAATGCATAGATGACATTCCTTGCAAAGTTCCTTGTCTATTACGATGTACCCCTTCAAAGCCTTTGTCTCCCGATGATTATGCTGTTTCGCTGCAATCTTTATTGCGAGCGTCTGTATGCGCTCGCCCTGTTTCCTGTCCGAAATCCTGTTCTTGTGGAAATCAGGTTAGAACAGCGCTGCCCGAAGGCAGGCTTTTTGCTCATTTGAAAAAAGATGTCAAGATAAAAAAATTTTTTCCTGTCTGAACCGGAAAATTTTCAGGTAATGTTTTCCCCTCTGGACGGCGTTTGAAATTATGAATCAGCGCAAATTTGGTCTTTCCCGTTCTTCTTACCTTGGTACATGAGCTGGTCAACCCGATTAACGAAGCCCTTCATCTTCTCCTGCGTCTTGTACTGTCCAATCCCGATGCTTACTGTCAAATGTACTTCCTGTCCCGGCGCAGGCGAAAAAAGCTCTTTT belongs to Syntrophales bacterium and includes:
- a CDS encoding sulfite exporter TauE/SafE family protein; amino-acid sequence: MAGLLVGLVAGFMGGLVGVGGGVVMTPLMTEILKFRQHEAHGTSLVAVVFTALAASIIYYLHGSVNIPFAILLAGLALLTVRLGARYCNLLPEYKLKRYYGVLLLFVAVLLFAKPYLPHLVDDSSPVWIRWGLLVVIGLLTGFISGMMGVGGGTFMVPMMVLFVGISQVTAQGISLLSMIPASALGAWTHWKMGNTRTEIIPGLIAGVLVGAYMGGNFAHRLPEGALRVVFALLLIYTALRYLRAKKPAPAQAE
- the atpB gene encoding F0F1 ATP synthase subunit A; translation: METFLFFENHWLEEHHLVIVCYTWFIMAMLAVLSWLATRRVTIIPGKLQNFMEVIIETIDGFLIDTMGPQGRRFFPLVATLGIYILVSNLIGLIPGFESPTSSVNTNASMALSVFAITHIVGVRVHGVKYIKQFMGPIWWLTPLIMPIEIISHIARPLSLSIRLFGNIKGEDIVLAVILMLTPLLVPLPVFVLMIFTSFIQTVVFMILTMMYIAGAMEEAH
- a CDS encoding ATP synthase subunit I encodes the protein MIRQVKVRVEAQRTTPFPIKIERAGWLLLLLLIAGSLPFRSYRLTLGIALGGIISVMNFRMLYGSLKNFLVADVNRIKGAVVRRYYIRMAITAILLFLIISGNIADVIGLVIGLSVIVLDITLTTVLTIFRKNTFEEL
- a CDS encoding AtpZ/AtpI family protein; amino-acid sequence: MDRETKRAAFRLAYASSIGISMVISIFGALYFGIWLDKKLGTAPWLTMVFLLMGVAAGFRNIYVMIRRSLNDEKTDDSAGKGKSGSAKNNTFSNKD
- a CDS encoding GDP-L-fucose synthase; its protein translation is MHEKRITVTGANGFLGKHLVRLLAERGYFNIQQANRPQYDLIRIEDIIRLYEEQKPDIVVHLAAKVGGIGYNLENPGSLFYENIMMGVPLLHQGFLHKIEKFVALGTICAYPKFTPVPFREDDIWNGYPEETNAPYGLAKKMLLVQAEAYRRQYGFNAIFLLPVNLYGPGDNFDPHSSHVIPALIKKCVDAIADGADDIVVWGSGKATREFFYVEDAAEAILLATERYNKSDPVNIGAGFEISIKDLVELIVELTGFTGRIAWDESKPDGQPRRMLDTSRAYREFGFQAKTGFREGLTKTIAWYREIRQALERS
- the gmd gene encoding GDP-mannose 4,6-dehydratase; this translates as MKKALITGITGQDGSYLAEFLLCKGYEVHGLIRRASTFNTGRIDHLYRDAHDPQARLFLHYGDLSVSGQLTDLLHDIQPDEIYNLGAQSHVRVSFDMPEYTGDITGLGTLRLLEAIRKTAIKTRFYQASSSEMFGAAPPPQSELTPFQPQSPYAAAKVYSYYIVRNYRNAYKIFASNGILFNHESPRRGETFVTRKITIAAARIKLGLQEKLFLGNLEAKRDWGFAGDYVEAMWLMMQQENPDDYVIATGETHSVREFAEKVFARLGLDYQKYVSIDPRYFRPTEVDVLLGEPGKAVKALGWKPKVGFEALIDIMVAADMEAAQREKTLVDAGYSCGNHGAV
- a CDS encoding NAD-dependent epimerase, whose protein sequence is MRKILVTGAAGFIGFHLSRRLLAEGNAVCGLDNLNPYYDVTLKEARLKIVEQRAAFNFVRGELSDRATMEKLFAENSFDIVVNLAAQAGVRYSLTNPHSYVESNLVGFMNILEGCRHSHVKHLLFASSSSVYGANTRMPFSVHDNVDHPLSLYAATKKANELMAHTYAALYKLPCTGLRFFTVYGPWGRPDMALFLFTRAILEDRQIDVFNNGNMKRDFTYIDDIVEGLVRVMDKTPESNPAWSGDKPDPSSSFAPYRLYNIGNNNPVRLLDFIETLEKQLGKTAVRNYLPMQPGDVPETRADVDDLMADVGFRPATPISEGIRRFVAWYREYYG
- the hemL gene encoding glutamate-1-semialdehyde 2,1-aminomutase, with protein sequence MGNSDLFSRAGKVIPGGVNSPVRAFRAVGGTPLFISEASGATIRDTEGNSYLDYVCSWGPMILGHADAEVVAAIRAAAGRGTSFGAPTELEIEMAERIVAAFPSIEAVRMVSSGTEATMTAIRLARGWTGRDKIVKFTGCYHGHADSLLVKAGSGVATLGIPGSPGIPKALAELTLGLPYNDLEAVRKTFAKFGSEIACIIVEPVAANMGVVIPKPGFLEGLREITSANGSLLIFDEVITGFRVSYGGWQTLTGIRPDLTCLGKIIGGGLPVGAMGGKREIMEHLAPVGPVYQAGTLSGNPLAMSAGIKTLDILREKDYAALEKKTAKLGNAFRELFQSNKIPVQINQTGSLFTIFFTKEAVVDYESALKSDTALFGKFFHGMLAAGINLAPAQFEAGFVSFAHTDDDIDRTIAACAKTIKTL
- a CDS encoding ATP synthase F0 subunit C; this translates as MKKVFKISALTTFMVMVYAAVTAAAETAAPTVAAVAGGAADSSKAIVVVASIVVAGMTMAIGTITTALGMGNGLAAAANAVGRNPEAQGKVLITMMVGLAMIESLAIYTLVIALVLIYANPLVKLLGL
- a CDS encoding 2-oxoacid:acceptor oxidoreductase family protein, which codes for MLVKTIFCGFGGQGVLMMGYSLAHGGMNAGFNVTYLPSYGAEVRGGTANCTVVVSDEEIASPISSNPENIVVLNTPSLYAFQNRTAPGGSIFLNSSIIAVESSRQDVRVYKIPTAELADKLGDKRMANTVMMGALMKATGLVSPDIFLKSIETVMGSKKKEVVAMNRRAFEVGYDFLQ
- a CDS encoding thiamine pyrophosphate-dependent enzyme, which codes for MKKVFGRPKSMKSNPFHYCAGCGHSIAHRLIAEVIDELGIRDRTIGVPPAGCAVLAYNYFDVDMIEAQHGRGPATATGLKRVLPDRIVFSYQGDGDLAAIGTAESFHAANRGENITVIFINNAVYGMTGGQMAPTSLLGQKTTTSPVGRNNILDGYPIKISEIFALLPGTAYIERCTVTSPASIVKTKKAIRKAFQCQIDGRGFSLIEILSPCPTNWKMNPVEACRWIEQTMSKEFPLGVIKDLPAEEMKKQQKGK
- the vorB gene encoding 3-methyl-2-oxobutanoate dehydrogenase subunit VorB; its protein translation is MNKVLMQGNKIIGEAAIRAGCRFYAGYPITPQNELPEYMAENLRKVEGGVFIQSESEIAAIHMIIGASAGGARSLTSSSSPGISLKQEGISSLAACELPAVIVNMMRGGPGLGNISPAQGDYLQATKGGGHGDYRMVVLGPASLQEIADLTMDAFDIADEYRTPVMILADGMLGQMMEPVVFKKPKPRNYPESLIMKGAGGGKSKIIRGLILDPLDMEEHIWKLQRKYKMIAERETRCELYQTDDAELLIVAYGTASRIAKGAIKRLRKQGLKVGLFRPISLWPFPSQQLRDLAKKISNLMVFEMSAGQMLEDVLLALQGKANVGFHGRPGGVVPTPVELANVILRKYNRKEGLIDTEL
- a CDS encoding 4Fe-4S binding protein — its product is MKGYIVIDKELCKECHLCIQACSNGLIVPSHEFNSKGYRPVRFQDEEKKCIGCALCAITCPDIAIEVYRE